CCATGAACGCTTCCCATGCTTTCCTGGCCAATAGATGATCTGCCAAAACAAAGGACATTACAGCCTCAACAACCGGAACCGCCTTAGGCACGATGCATGAGTCAAACCTACCCCTAAGCCTTATCTCACTCTCAACCATTTTTTCCAGGTCAACAGTCCTCTGAGGAAGATATATCGATGGGGTTGGCTTGAAGGCTATCCTCGCAATTATTGGCATACCCGTAGTTATTCCGCCAAGGATGCCCCCATGGTTGTTAGTTTTCGTAACTATCTTGCCATCCTTAATCGTGTAGTGGTCGTTAACTTCACTCCCCCTACTCTCGGCAAATTTAAAGCCAAGTCCAAATTCAACTCCCTTAACCGCTGGAATCCTGAAGAAAGCTGAGGCCAAATCAGCCTCAATGTCCTCCTCATATGGACCTCCAAGTCCCGGAGGCACGTTAACCGCAATGGCCTCAATTATTCCGCCAACGCTATCTCCCCTCTTCCTAGCATCCTCCATCTCCCAAATCATCCTCTCGAAGGCGTCCTCATCAGGACAGTAGGGATGATCTGATTCAATGATCTCCTCTATGCTCAAATCCTTTGTTTCAACCTTCCCAATCCTCTTTATGTATGCCCTAACTTTTATGTCGTACCTCTCCAGGATCTTCCTTGCAAAATATCCTGCTATCACCATTCCTAAGGTTAACCTTCCAGAAAAATGTCCTCCTCCCCTGTAATCATTGTAACCGAAGTATTTTATCCTAGCTGGATAATCGGCATGTCCTGGCCTTGGGAGGTTCCTAATCTCCTCATAATAGCTTGAATCAACGTCCTTATTCTCCACTACAATGACTATGGGTGCCCCCGTTGTGCGTCCCTTGAAAACTCCCGACAGAATTATTGGCTCATCAGGCTCCCTTCTCTTAGTGGAAAATCTTGGAATTCCCTTCCTGCGTTCCAGTTCTTTCTTAATCTCCTCAACATTGACCTTGATGCCAGGGGGTATTCCATCTATTAGAACTCCCACAACTTTTCCATGGCTCTCCCCAAACAGCTTAAATCTAATCATCCTGCCCATCATTGCAGTATCCTCCATAGATCCTCAAAGAAGTTAGGATAAGACTTTGAAACAACTTGCTCATCCCTCACAATCGTCTCTCCATCAGCCCCCAACGCCAGAACTGCCATTGCCATGACGATCCTGTGGTCGTTGAAAGAAACTACCTCAAAACCCTTCGGTTTACCTCCCCAGATCTCAAGCCCATTCTGCAATTCCCTAACCCTAATACCGGCCCTTGCGAGATTCACGGCAATTGCATGAATTCTATCGCTCTCCTTGAACCTCAGTTGCCTCCCCGTAATAACACTTTTGCCCTCTGCATACGATGCTAGAACGGCAAGAACTGGGAACAAATCTGGAAAATCTGAGCAATCGATGTTCAATGGTCTGAGCTCGTTCCTTTCAACTTCAACATGACTCCTCCCAACTCTAACGTTTGCACCGAATTCTTCCAGAACATCCAATATCTTGGCATCCGCCTGGGGATCATCCCTTTGCAGATTTTCAACCCTAACTTTCCCATAAAGCGCCCCAGCAGCTAAGAAAAAGGAAGCTGAAGAATAATCCCCAGGAACATTAAATTTTGTCCCCCTGACCCCAGGATAAACACTGATCTTATTTTCAAACCTTTCGAACTCAACTCCAAAAGCCTCCATGGTTTTCAGGGTCACCTCTATGTAAGGCCTCGAGACGGGATTAACTATCTCAACCTCCAGACCAATCCTAGATGCTAAAAGTAGAAGGGCACTTGCGAACTGTGAGGACTTGGAGGCATTGACCTCAACTTTTCTCTTCTCAACACTACCACCGTAAACAACTATTGGTAATCTATTACCAAGAACTTTGACTCCAAGCGATTGAAGGGCCATAACTAATCCATCAAATGGCCTTTCCCTAAGCCTCCCAATTCCGTCTATGGTGGTCTTCCCCTTTGCTATGGCTGCTATTGCAACGGAAAACCTTGCGGTTGTTCCAGACTCGAGGGCATTTATGTAACCTGCGGACAGCTCTCCTGGAGGCACAATGGAATCCCTATCAACTAGAGCACCAAAGGTTTTAATCGCTTCGAGCGTTGCAAGTGTATCCCTGGAGAACAAGGGCTCTAGAACCTTACTCCTACCTTCAGCTAACAATGCAAGGAAATAAGCCCTATGGGTGTAACT
The window above is part of the Pyrococcus sp. NA2 genome. Proteins encoded here:
- the aroC gene encoding chorismate synthase, encoding MMGRMIRFKLFGESHGKVVGVLIDGIPPGIKVNVEEIKKELERRKGIPRFSTKRREPDEPIILSGVFKGRTTGAPIVIVVENKDVDSSYYEEIRNLPRPGHADYPARIKYFGYNDYRGGGHFSGRLTLGMVIAGYFARKILERYDIKVRAYIKRIGKVETKDLSIEEIIESDHPYCPDEDAFERMIWEMEDARKRGDSVGGIIEAIAVNVPPGLGGPYEEDIEADLASAFFRIPAVKGVEFGLGFKFAESRGSEVNDHYTIKDGKIVTKTNNHGGILGGITTGMPIIARIAFKPTPSIYLPQRTVDLEKMVESEIRLRGRFDSCIVPKAVPVVEAVMSFVLADHLLARKAWEAFMANL
- the aroA gene encoding 3-phosphoshikimate 1-carboxyvinyltransferase produces the protein MIRIAPVDEVKGSLKAPPSKSYTHRAYFLALLAEGRSKVLEPLFSRDTLATLEAIKTFGALVDRDSIVPPGELSAGYINALESGTTARFSVAIAAIAKGKTTIDGIGRLRERPFDGLVMALQSLGVKVLGNRLPIVVYGGSVEKRKVEVNASKSSQFASALLLLASRIGLEVEIVNPVSRPYIEVTLKTMEAFGVEFERFENKISVYPGVRGTKFNVPGDYSSASFFLAAGALYGKVRVENLQRDDPQADAKILDVLEEFGANVRVGRSHVEVERNELRPLNIDCSDFPDLFPVLAVLASYAEGKSVITGRQLRFKESDRIHAIAVNLARAGIRVRELQNGLEIWGGKPKGFEVVSFNDHRIVMAMAVLALGADGETIVRDEQVVSKSYPNFFEDLWRILQ